DNA sequence from the Nocardia sp. BMG111209 genome:
ACTCGAGGTACAGGCCCCGCTGGTGGCGTATGTGCCGCTGGCCGTGGATATTTCGGTGCCGTGCACCGCGTTCCGCGATCTGCCCACCGGGACGGTACTCGCGACCGCGCCGACCCAGGCCGATCAAGCCGCGGCAAAAGGGCTGGTCGCCAAGGTGATCGGTGCATCCACCACCCCCGGTGCCGAAACCGGAAGCGGCACGGGCGAATCGGGCACAGCCGGTGCACCGGGTGCAGCCACGAATGCACCGGGCGGTTCCGGTGCGGCCGGCGGGCCGGGCTCGGCCGATACGGCGGGTGCGGCCAATGATTCGGGTGCGGCGAGCGGGCCGGTGTTGTCGGTGATCGTGCGCGATATCCCGCTGTTGCATGTGCCGGTGGCCGAGATTGCCGAGTGCTCCTCGCTCACCGTGCATTCCACGGCGACGGCAACCACCGCCGAGCTCGTCGGGGCTCGGCGTCACGACGGCACGCCGTATCTCACCACCGTCACCAGTGATGCGCGGCCGCAGATGGTCGGCGTCTTCACCGATCTGGATCGGGGGCGGCTGGGCAACGCGCATCTGCACGCCGACATCGATACCCGGTTCACCTCCTCGCCCAGCGCGATCAAGCTGGTCGCGATCGTGGGCGCGGTATTGCTCACCCTGATCGCGCTGATCGCCCTGCATCTGCTCGACACCACCGACGGTCGCCGGGATCGGCGGGTGCTGCCCTCTCGTTGGTGGCGGTTGACCTGGGCGGATGCGGTCGCGCTGGGCACGCTGGTGCTCTGGTATCTGATCGGCGCCAACACCTCCGACGACGGATACATCCTGACCATGGCCCGGGTGTCGCGTCACGCGGGCTATATGGCGAACTACTACCGTTGGTTCGGGGTGGCCGAGGCGCCGTTCGGCTGGCCGTACGAGGTGCTGGCGTGGATGGCCCGGCTCACCGACGCGGGGCCGTGGATGCGGCTTCCCGCACTGCTCGCCGGGGTGCTGTGCTGGCTGGTGATCAGCCGGGAGGTGTTGCCGCGGCTGGGTTGCCGGGTCCGGCGCGCCCGCGATGTCCACGACGATCGGCAGGAGCGGATCCTCGGGCCGGGACAGCGGCGGCCGGGTCATCCGGAGGCCCTGCGGATCAGCGGGGTCGCGCGCTGGACGGCGGCGCTGGTCTTCCTCGCCGCCTGGCTGCCCTACGACAACGGGCTGCGGCCGGAGCCGCTGATCGCGCTCGGCGCGCTGCTCACCTGGTGTTCGGTCGAGCGGGCCATCGCCACCCGGCGGCTGCTGCCCGCGGCGCTGGCGGTGCTGATCGCGGCGTTCTCGCTGGCCGCCGGGCCGACCGGGCTGATCTGCCTCGCGGCGCTGATCGCCGGATCCCGGCCGGTGTTGCAGGTGCTCGTCGCGCGGGCCCTCGGCCGGCCGGCGGGTGCGGCGGTCTCCGGCCCGGCGGGTCGGGCTGCGACGGTTGCCCATACCGCGCCCGGTACGGCAGCACCACGTACCACGCCGGACACGGCGACACTGGATACAGCGGCACCAGGTACGCCACCGGATGCGGCGCCATCAGGTACCGCGCCCGATGCGGCGACACTGCGCACCACGCCAGATACGGCGACACCGCGCGCCACCCCAGACGCGACAGCATCGCGCGCCACCCCAGACGCGACAGCATCGCACACCACGCCCGACACGGCGGCATCGCACACCACGCCCGACGCGGCGGCATCGCACACCACGCCGGACGCGACAACATCGCGCACTGCGGTACCGCGCACCACGCCGGACGCAGCGACGTCGCGTACCGCGGAATCCCGTGCGGCGGGCTCGGCCTGGCTGCGGTTCGCGGCGTTGCTGGCGCCCGGGATCGCCGCCGGGACCCTGGTGCTGGTCGTGGTCTTCGCCGATCAGACGTTGGCCTCGGTGCTGGAGGCGACGCGGGTGCGCAAGTTGGTCGGGCCTGATGTGGCCTGGTTCGACGAGCGCACTCGGTGGGACTCGTTGCTGATGTTGTCGCCGGACGGTGGGTTGGCCCGGCGTTTCGGCATTCTCGGGATGTTGTTGTGCCTGGGTGTCTGTGTGCTGGTGATGCTGCGCAAGAACGGGCGGATTCCGGGTACCTCGCGCGGGCCCGCGGTCCGGGTGCTCGGCATCGTCTTCATGTCGCTGTTGTTGATGATGTTCACGCCCACCAAGTGGACGCATCATTTCGGGGTGTACGCCGGGCTCGCCGGTTCGCTGGCGGCTCTCACCGCGATGGCCGTGGGCAGCAACAGTATTCGCGCGCCCTACCATCGGTCGCTGTTCGCGGCGGCGGTGTGTTTCCTGCTGGCGGTCACCTTCACCGGATCCAACGGCTGGTGGTACGTGTCCAGTTACGGCGTGCCGTGGTGGGACAAGCCGCCGATGATCGCGGGGAAGGGCTTCTCGACGGTATTTCTGGGGCTCGCGGTGTTGTGCCTGCTGGTTGCGGCGTGGCGCTATTACCGGCAGCCGTATGTGGCGGCTCGGCCGGTCCGGCGCCGGTTCGATCGGTTCGCCGTCGAGCCGTTGACCATCGCGGCCGCGGCGATGGTGTTGTTCGAGGTGGCCTCGTTCGGTAAGGCGGCGGTGACCCAGTATCCGGCGTATTCGCTCGCTGAATCGAATTTCCGGGCGCTGACCGGGCATCCGTGTGCGCTGGCGGACGAGGTGCTGGTGGAGACCGATACCGCGGATTCGCTCCTGCAGCCGTATTCGGGGGCCGCGAAGGACGGGCTGGCCGCCACACCCGGGGACAACGTCGGCTTCACCCCGGACGGGGTCGCCGACGACCTGACCGCCGATCCGGACGAGACCGTGGCCGGCGGCGCCAATTCGACCAGCGCCAACACCAAGAACAAGACCACCCGCACGACCGCCGCCGGGACCGGTGGCGGCACCGCCACGGCCGCGGGGGTGAACGGCAGTACCGCGCTGCTGCCGTTCGGGCTGGATCCGGCCCGGACCCCGGTGCTGGGCAGCTACACCACCGGCGACAAGCAGCAGGCCCACCTCACCTCGCAGTGGTACCGCCTCGATCCGGCCGCCCGGCAGGATCCGGACCGGCCGGTGCTGGTGGTGACCGCGGCCGGGCGGATCAAGTCGATCAACAAGGACGGTGTGGTCAGCTACGGCCAGGATCTGCGGGTGGACTTCGGCCATCGCAACGCGGACGGGTCGTTCGCGCCGCTGACCTCGGTCCTGCCGCTGGATATCGGCGGCGCGCCGTCGTGGCGCAATCTGCGGGTGCCGTTGGATCGGGTACCCGCCAACGCCGACGCCGTGCGCCTGGTCGCGGTGGCCAACGACCTGACCGCGCGGCAGTGGCTGGCCGTGACGCCGCCGCGGCTGCCACGGGTGGCCACGCT
Encoded proteins:
- a CDS encoding arabinosyltransferase domain-containing protein, encoding MRADSPALSRIRLIALLTGLFGVLLAVAVPLLPVRQDRATLDWPQSSSLEVQAPLVAYVPLAVDISVPCTAFRDLPTGTVLATAPTQADQAAAKGLVAKVIGASTTPGAETGSGTGESGTAGAPGAATNAPGGSGAAGGPGSADTAGAANDSGAASGPVLSVIVRDIPLLHVPVAEIAECSSLTVHSTATATTAELVGARRHDGTPYLTTVTSDARPQMVGVFTDLDRGRLGNAHLHADIDTRFTSSPSAIKLVAIVGAVLLTLIALIALHLLDTTDGRRDRRVLPSRWWRLTWADAVALGTLVLWYLIGANTSDDGYILTMARVSRHAGYMANYYRWFGVAEAPFGWPYEVLAWMARLTDAGPWMRLPALLAGVLCWLVISREVLPRLGCRVRRARDVHDDRQERILGPGQRRPGHPEALRISGVARWTAALVFLAAWLPYDNGLRPEPLIALGALLTWCSVERAIATRRLLPAALAVLIAAFSLAAGPTGLICLAALIAGSRPVLQVLVARALGRPAGAAVSGPAGRAATVAHTAPGTAAPRTTPDTATLDTAAPGTPPDAAPSGTAPDAATLRTTPDTATPRATPDATASRATPDATASHTTPDTAASHTTPDAAASHTTPDATTSRTAVPRTTPDAATSRTAESRAAGSAWLRFAALLAPGIAAGTLVLVVVFADQTLASVLEATRVRKLVGPDVAWFDERTRWDSLLMLSPDGGLARRFGILGMLLCLGVCVLVMLRKNGRIPGTSRGPAVRVLGIVFMSLLLMMFTPTKWTHHFGVYAGLAGSLAALTAMAVGSNSIRAPYHRSLFAAAVCFLLAVTFTGSNGWWYVSSYGVPWWDKPPMIAGKGFSTVFLGLAVLCLLVAAWRYYRQPYVAARPVRRRFDRFAVEPLTIAAAAMVLFEVASFGKAAVTQYPAYSLAESNFRALTGHPCALADEVLVETDTADSLLQPYSGAAKDGLAATPGDNVGFTPDGVADDLTADPDETVAGGANSTSANTKNKTTRTTAAGTGGGTATAAGVNGSTALLPFGLDPARTPVLGSYTTGDKQQAHLTSQWYRLDPAARQDPDRPVLVVTAAGRIKSINKDGVVSYGQDLRVDFGHRNADGSFAPLTSVLPLDIGGAPSWRNLRVPLDRVPANADAVRLVAVANDLTARQWLAVTPPRLPRVATLDDVVGRTDPVLADWHVGLAFPCQRPFDHADGVAEAPRWRILPDRVGSDAANAWQDDIGGGPLGWTGLLSKPATVSTYLNHNWDRDWGELERFTPYRPDAAPAAIDVTVRDRWGLGKDAPIKTR